The Treponema sp. J25 DNA window GTCCTGTATGCTAAGGAAAATCCCCGCTATGTTCGCATGAAGGCCTTGCAAAACGGTGCTTCTGGGGAAGTGCAAAATCCACCTGGTGGGATGCCTCTTGTGGAGGAGCAGAAAAAAAGCAAGGAAGAACAGTGGTGGTATCAATATGATGAGCGGGGGAGACTGGTACGGCTCGTATATCCTGACAGGGAGTATCGCTATGAATATGAAGATGACCGAAAGGGGCTGTGGGTCCGCTGTAGGATTACGCCCTATATTCCCCGTTTGGGAGGTATGGTTCCCTTACAGCCCATTGAATTGACCCGGGTGATAAGCTACGGCAAGGAGTAACACATCATTATGCAAGATGCTACAAGTTGGCGAGACGTATTATATACAAAAACCTTTGAAGCGGAAATTCGGGGCCTTGAGCGTCGGCGGGCCTATGATCCTTCCTGTTCTATTGAAGATTTACGGGCTACCCTGCAACACCTCTACCATATGGAAGGGGCCGACTGGGGAGGGCGAGGGGAACTTCAGGATATAGTCCTGCGGGCCACCATTGCAGCCTACGAACAGGTTATTGCCGAATGGGAAGTGGAATTAAAAAGAAAAGAAGAATGAGAAGAATAATCCTCCCCTCTTGAGAGGCTTTTTTTTCTTCCTTTTAAGAATTCTTTTCCAATCCCTTTTTCCCAAGATTCCGATGGCTTATCATGTGCTTGAGGAGCCCCATTCGTGATATTCTTTAGCTGAAGCACAAACCACAACACTTCTTAATACACCCGGGGAAGAGGGGCTCCGTCGTAGCTCAACCAAATCTTCCTGAAATGTAGTTTTCGGTCCGCTCATCCTTAGGATTAAAGAAAAGTTCCTTTGTGGGGGCATACTCAATCATTTCCCCATTCAGGAAGAAAGCGGTATAATCAGAAATACGGCCTGCCTGTTGCATGTTGTGGGTTACGATAATAATGGTATACCGCTGTTTGAGTTCTTCCATAAGATCTTCAATCCGGGCCGTCGAAATGGGATCGAGGGCACTGGTGGGCTCATCCATCAGAAGAATTTCTGGTTTTACCGCAATGGCCCGGGCAATACACAGTCGCTGTTGTTGTCCGCCCGATAATGCAAGGGCGCTCTGTTTTAGCTTGTCCTTTACTTCATCCCAGAGGTATACGGCCCTGAGGCTCGATTCTACCAGTTCATCCATGTTGCCGGTGTATCCATTGATACGGGCCCCCCAGGCTACGTTTTCGTAAATGGACTTAGAAAACGGATTGGGCTTTTGAAATACCATCCCGATCCAGCGTCGAATTCTGGTGGGATCCACATCGGGATGATAAATGTTCAGCCCATGAAATAGAATTTCTCCTTCTAATCGGGTATTCGGTATAAGTTCGTTCATGCGGTTAATAGCCCTGAGGGCGGTGCTTTTTCCGCAACCGGAGGGCCCGATAATTGCCGTGACCTTCCGTTTCTCAAAATTGAGCGATACGTTTTTTACTGCCTGGAAATCACCGTAGTAAATGCTTACGTTTTTGAATTCCACTGCATAGGGATACTCTGCATTCGGATCAAAGGTTAAAGTGTTCTGTGCGCTCATTTAGGCTAACCTCTTTTCTTTGCGATATTTGTTCCGTAAAATAATTGCGGTGGCATTTAAAGAAAGCAACAAAATCAATAATACGATAATTGCTGCTGCCGCAGCGTTTTTCCATTCGATCTGGGGGCGACTGGTCCACTGATAGATTACGATGGGAAGGGTGGTGAATTTTGAAAAAATCCCTGAGGGATCCTGGGTTAAAAAGGCTGAAGCCCCTACCACCACAAGAGGAGCAGTTTCGCCGATTGCCCGGCTTATAGCAAGGACGGTTCCCGTAAGAATCCGATCGATACTAACGGGGAGAACATGGTGCCAAATTGTTTGCCAGGTCGTAGCTCCTACCGATAAACTCGAATGGCGTAAGCTGTTGGGGACCGCTTTAAATGCTTCCTGGGCGTTAATAATGATTGTAGGAAGTATGAGGATTCCCAAAGTAAGTCCCGCTGAGAGAATGGTTCTTCCATTAGCGACAGTATTATCGGTAAGAACTCCGAATAGTGCCCCTGAAGTAACCGGTTCGAGGTATCGGACGAATACCGCAAGGCCTAACATCCCATAAATGATAGAGGGGACCCCCGCCAGGTTATAAATATTTAATTGAATAAAACGATTAAGGGCCGTATCGGTGGCGTATTCTTCTAGATAGATAGCCGCTCCAATACCTATAGGGAAGGCAATAAGAATGGCAATCAAAATGGTCAGAAACGATCCAATTAAAGCTCCCCGAATCCCTGAGTGAATAGCCAACGCTTCTTGTGATGAAACAACAAAATTCCAGTTTATCCACGATCTAAATACCAGCCGGCCCTGAGGGAAATTGTTTTCCTGCCATTCCCGTATTCTGGGATATTGGGTTATGCTTTCCCACAGGGACCAGGTTCTCCGTACCTGGGGATTAATAACTTCTTCTTCGATTGTCTCTAAAAGTTCGTGATTACTGCGATCTACAAAGGGTTTTTCATTATCTAATTTTATAAATAAACGCCGGGATATGTTTTGTTGAATGATTTTAACCAAGGTTTCTTTAGGAAGATTTTCGAGCGGGACTCCATTTTGGCTGAGATCTTCTGGGTTAATTTTATTCTCTAAAGCCACATACCCAAAGGCATTGTTTACGATGCTTACAAGAAGAGTTGTTAGGGCAAAAATAGAAAAAAGCGTCGCTATCATAAAAAAGGTAAGCCATCGTTTCCCTTTTTTCTGTCGCTCTTCCAGGCGAAGATCAAATTCCTGTTTCATTCGTAGATCTCCCGATATTTCTTAATGATTCGCCGACTTAGAATGTTCAAACCCAGGGTGATGAAAAAAAGCACGAGGCCGATTGCAAAAAGACTCGTATAATCCAAAGAACCATAACTGAGATCTCCCCCTGAAATGCGTACAATATGGCCTGTCATGGTTTCAGCGGCTTTAAAGGGATTAA harbors:
- the pstB gene encoding phosphate ABC transporter ATP-binding protein PstB, translating into MSAQNTLTFDPNAEYPYAVEFKNVSIYYGDFQAVKNVSLNFEKRKVTAIIGPSGCGKSTALRAINRMNELIPNTRLEGEILFHGLNIYHPDVDPTRIRRWIGMVFQKPNPFSKSIYENVAWGARINGYTGNMDELVESSLRAVYLWDEVKDKLKQSALALSGGQQQRLCIARAIAVKPEILLMDEPTSALDPISTARIEDLMEELKQRYTIIIVTHNMQQAGRISDYTAFFLNGEMIEYAPTKELFFNPKDERTENYISGRFG
- the pstA gene encoding phosphate ABC transporter permease PstA, producing the protein MKQEFDLRLEERQKKGKRWLTFFMIATLFSIFALTTLLVSIVNNAFGYVALENKINPEDLSQNGVPLENLPKETLVKIIQQNISRRLFIKLDNEKPFVDRSNHELLETIEEEVINPQVRRTWSLWESITQYPRIREWQENNFPQGRLVFRSWINWNFVVSSQEALAIHSGIRGALIGSFLTILIAILIAFPIGIGAAIYLEEYATDTALNRFIQLNIYNLAGVPSIIYGMLGLAVFVRYLEPVTSGALFGVLTDNTVANGRTILSAGLTLGILILPTIIINAQEAFKAVPNSLRHSSLSVGATTWQTIWHHVLPVSIDRILTGTVLAISRAIGETAPLVVVGASAFLTQDPSGIFSKFTTLPIVIYQWTSRPQIEWKNAAAAAIIVLLILLLSLNATAIILRNKYRKEKRLA